In a single window of the Candidatus Limnocylindria bacterium genome:
- a CDS encoding vitamin K epoxide reductase family protein encodes MRRTAAVVSGIGLVISAYLTWVHYSGDLALCIGVGGCEIVQGSRFAVAGGVPVALIGLGGFLLIFAIAVIRLRKAAPVWADTTIFALSIAATLYVAYLTYIELFVLGAVCPWCVAVAVCSVIVLVVVSLELLRPWRN; translated from the coding sequence TTGAGAAGGACGGCCGCGGTCGTCTCGGGGATCGGCCTCGTCATCTCCGCATATCTGACCTGGGTCCACTACTCGGGCGACCTCGCGCTCTGCATCGGCGTGGGCGGTTGCGAGATCGTCCAAGGCAGTCGCTTTGCCGTCGCCGGTGGCGTGCCGGTCGCACTCATCGGCCTCGGTGGATTCCTGCTCATCTTCGCCATCGCGGTCATCCGACTCCGCAAGGCAGCGCCGGTGTGGGCCGACACCACGATCTTCGCACTCAGCATCGCGGCGACGCTTTACGTCGCGTACCTGACCTACATCGAACTATTCGTGCTCGGCGCGGTGTGTCCGTGGTGTGTCGCCGTCGCGGTGTGCTCGGTCATCGTGCTTGTGGTCGTCAGCCTTGAGCTGCTCCGGCCGTGGCGGAACTGA